A part of bacterium genomic DNA contains:
- a CDS encoding type II toxin-antitoxin system PemK/MazF family toxin: MTPRSATNDPRPVRGEIWRVRFDPIEGAEIGKTRPAVVVNPSSVGRLPLRIVVPMTSWQARFVTVPWLVHVEKTRRNGLRNESVADCYQVKSLSLRRFVTKLGDLDAEQLEEISAAVAICVGA; encoded by the coding sequence TTGACGCCTCGCTCGGCGACGAATGACCCCCGGCCTGTCCGTGGCGAGATCTGGCGGGTCCGCTTCGACCCGATAGAAGGTGCTGAGATCGGCAAGACCCGGCCGGCCGTCGTGGTGAACCCGTCATCCGTCGGCCGGCTGCCGCTTCGGATCGTCGTGCCCATGACCAGCTGGCAGGCCAGGTTCGTCACGGTGCCCTGGCTTGTCCACGTCGAGAAGACACGTAGGAACGGCCTCCGGAACGAGTCGGTGGCCGATTGCTACCAGGTGAAGTCTCTCTCCCTCAGGCGTTTCGTCACCAAGCTCGGCGACCTCGACGCGGAGCAGCTCGAAGAGATCTCGGCCGCGGTCGCGATCTGCGTCGGTGCATGA